The proteins below are encoded in one region of Candidatus Thiodiazotropha sp. LNASS1:
- the gspE gene encoding type II secretion system ATPase GspE has product MRQEISPIAKENLSPEDDTGTLSYMEYPLCVALVEGGRLSTADAERAVRLRDNQQSDQSIGTILLQLGLISDRDLAITLSTLCEVPLIVAKAYPDLSHISDNISSNFLKEHRLIVYEEQEDHLVAIMVDPTDRYVIDALELISGKQIRLAIGIASEIDEVIQTLFSEKLREEAGENDAGMEHQLLLDDVEQLKELASEAPVIKMVNQIIQRAVTTKASDIHIEPFESSLKVRYRVDGLLRETETPSVSLAPALISRIKIMANLNIAERRLPQDGRFKVRVHGSTLDMRVSTVPTLHGESMVLRLLQRDHVNLDFASLGFDSTIEKQLLEILDRPHGIVVVTGPTGSGKTTSLYAALNYLNRPERKILTVEDPVEYNIEGVNQIQVKPNIGLDFSSALRSIVRQDPDIIMIGEIRDQETAQIAVQSALTGHLVLSSLHTNDAAGSITRFIDMGIEPFLLTSTVNAVVAQRLVRNLCPDCKVPYDPPPEVTARFESFPGRATLYRAVGCEHCSGSGYRGRSAIIEMIELSEGLRSLILQGGDKNVLAECARREGARTMYEDGVQKVMRGITTLEEVLRVTQES; this is encoded by the coding sequence GTGAGACAGGAGATTAGCCCGATAGCCAAGGAGAATCTCTCCCCTGAGGATGATACCGGTACACTCAGCTATATGGAGTACCCGCTATGCGTCGCCCTGGTGGAGGGTGGACGACTCAGTACCGCCGATGCCGAGCGCGCAGTTCGTCTGAGAGACAACCAGCAGAGTGACCAGTCGATCGGCACCATCCTGTTACAGCTGGGGCTGATCTCGGACCGGGATCTTGCCATCACTCTGTCGACTCTGTGTGAAGTACCCCTCATCGTGGCAAAGGCCTATCCCGATCTTTCCCATATCAGCGACAATATCTCTTCCAATTTCCTCAAGGAACATCGCCTGATTGTCTATGAGGAGCAGGAGGACCATCTGGTGGCGATCATGGTCGATCCCACTGACCGGTATGTCATCGATGCGCTGGAACTGATCAGCGGCAAACAGATCAGGTTGGCCATCGGTATCGCCTCCGAAATCGACGAGGTGATCCAGACCCTGTTCAGTGAAAAGCTGAGGGAAGAGGCTGGGGAAAACGATGCGGGCATGGAGCACCAACTGCTGCTCGATGATGTCGAGCAACTCAAGGAGCTTGCCAGTGAAGCGCCTGTCATCAAGATGGTCAATCAGATCATCCAGCGGGCGGTCACTACGAAGGCATCCGATATCCATATCGAACCTTTCGAAAGCAGTCTGAAGGTACGTTACCGGGTCGATGGACTGTTACGGGAAACCGAAACACCTTCCGTCAGCCTGGCTCCGGCATTGATCTCGCGCATAAAAATCATGGCCAATCTCAATATCGCGGAACGCCGTCTCCCGCAGGATGGGCGCTTCAAGGTCAGGGTCCACGGTTCCACTCTCGATATGCGTGTCTCCACGGTACCGACGCTGCATGGTGAGAGTATGGTACTCAGGTTGCTGCAGCGGGATCATGTCAATCTTGACTTTGCCAGCCTCGGTTTCGATAGCACGATTGAGAAGCAGCTCTTGGAGATACTGGATCGTCCCCATGGCATCGTGGTGGTGACCGGACCCACCGGCAGCGGTAAGACCACCTCCCTCTATGCCGCGCTCAACTATCTCAATCGGCCGGAAAGAAAAATCCTGACTGTCGAGGATCCGGTGGAATACAACATCGAAGGGGTCAATCAGATCCAGGTCAAACCGAATATTGGCCTGGATTTCAGTTCGGCGCTACGTTCGATCGTGCGGCAGGACCCGGATATCATTATGATTGGCGAGATTCGTGATCAGGAGACCGCCCAGATTGCCGTGCAATCGGCCCTCACCGGCCACCTGGTTCTCTCCTCGCTGCATACCAATGATGCCGCGGGCAGTATCACCCGGTTCATTGACATGGGGATCGAGCCATTCCTGTTGACCTCAACGGTAAATGCCGTTGTAGCTCAGCGTCTGGTGCGAAATCTCTGTCCCGATTGCAAGGTGCCCTACGATCCGCCGCCGGAAGTGACGGCGCGTTTCGAATCATTCCCCGGCCGCGCCACCCTTTACCGGGCTGTCGGTTGTGAACACTGCAGCGGTAGCGGCTATCGAGGTCGTAGCGCAATCATTGAAATGATCGAGCTGTCGGAAGGATTGCGCTCACTGATCCTCCAGGGCGGGGATAAGAACGTGTTGGCTGAGTGCGCGAGACGCGAGGGTGCCCGTACCATGTATGAGGATGGCGTACAAAAAGTGATGCGGGGCATCACCACCCTTGAAGAGGTGCTACGAGTCACTCAGGAGAGCTGA
- a CDS encoding type II secretion system F family protein, whose translation MAAFLYKAVDADGKVVEGELQAVSRDHAVNQIHLNGQVPIRVEESRQKNRGAPRRSFQRKSVSAEQIASFTRELATLLKSGQPLDGALAILTSIAGEESLFSQHLTSIRDSLKSGNSFADALAKEGGLFNNFYVQMVRAGESGGALESVLARLAMHLERAKEVRSSLISALIYPAILLFVAITSILILLTYVIPQFSELFSDMGQALPMSTRITMGIAGFLQDYGWVLALAIILLIFFFRWQMSRRVSAKRWHARLLVLPVVGPIIKQVEAARFCRTLGTLLENGVPLLRSVAIVKDTISNHVIADGMDQVVNQLKSGRRLADPLTEHAQFPLFALQMIRVGEESGQLEPMLMQTAEILDQETQTLIKRALSLVEPVMILVLGLIIAGVVMSILVAILGVNSLVAL comes from the coding sequence ATGGCCGCGTTCCTATATAAGGCTGTCGATGCAGACGGCAAGGTCGTGGAGGGAGAGCTGCAGGCGGTCAGCCGCGATCATGCCGTTAACCAGATCCACCTCAATGGACAGGTGCCGATACGTGTCGAGGAGAGTCGGCAAAAGAACCGAGGGGCACCACGCAGAAGCTTTCAGCGCAAATCGGTCTCTGCTGAGCAGATCGCATCATTTACCCGGGAATTGGCGACACTGCTGAAATCGGGGCAACCCCTGGATGGCGCACTGGCGATACTTACCTCCATCGCAGGTGAGGAATCACTGTTCAGCCAGCATCTGACCAGCATTCGGGACAGTCTGAAAAGCGGTAATTCGTTTGCCGATGCATTGGCGAAAGAGGGTGGGCTGTTCAATAATTTCTATGTGCAGATGGTAAGGGCGGGGGAATCCGGTGGTGCGCTGGAGAGTGTCCTGGCCCGATTGGCGATGCATTTGGAGCGTGCCAAAGAGGTGCGTAGTTCACTGATATCCGCGTTGATCTATCCCGCGATCCTGCTGTTTGTCGCGATTACTTCGATTCTGATTCTGCTGACCTATGTGATACCCCAATTCAGCGAGCTGTTCAGTGACATGGGGCAGGCCCTTCCCATGTCGACACGCATCACCATGGGTATCGCTGGATTTCTTCAGGACTACGGCTGGGTATTGGCCTTGGCGATAATACTCCTGATCTTCTTTTTCAGGTGGCAGATGAGCCGCAGGGTAAGCGCCAAGCGGTGGCATGCCAGATTGCTTGTGCTACCTGTCGTCGGTCCCATCATCAAGCAGGTCGAAGCAGCCCGTTTCTGCCGGACCCTTGGCACCTTGCTTGAGAATGGCGTGCCATTGCTGAGATCAGTGGCAATCGTGAAAGATACCATCAGTAATCATGTCATTGCCGATGGCATGGATCAGGTCGTAAACCAGCTGAAATCAGGCCGAAGATTGGCCGATCCGCTCACAGAGCATGCCCAGTTCCCCCTGTTCGCCTTGCAGATGATCCGGGTAGGCGAGGAGTCAGGACAGCTGGAACCGATGTTGATGCAGACCGCCGAGATCCTCGACCAGGAGACACAGACCCTGATCAAGCGTGCATTGAGTCTGGTGGAACCGGTGATGATCCTGGTGTTGGGCTTGATCATCGCAGGTGTGGTGATGTCGATTCTGGTTGCCATCCTGGGCGTGAATTCACTGGTTGCATTGTGA
- a CDS encoding Tfp pilus assembly protein FimT/FimU, which translates to MNAIFSDKLTSSKGFTLIEVMLALVILAMLVSLTPPLFERAFPSLKLKAATRDLAQEIRYIQQTAIITGVPSKVQFDLHNNAYQSDHVNSGEVRHLPDGLKFARNKPAIGIDGAPILVFEFFPDGSSTGGILILDNGGQRFAIAVDWLTSRVRVLDPEELKANAPYQV; encoded by the coding sequence ATGAACGCGATATTCAGTGACAAGTTGACATCCAGCAAGGGTTTCACCCTGATCGAAGTAATGTTGGCACTGGTGATATTGGCAATGCTGGTCAGTCTGACACCACCACTGTTCGAGAGGGCATTCCCTTCGCTCAAACTCAAGGCGGCTACGCGGGATCTGGCCCAGGAGATTCGTTATATCCAGCAGACTGCAATCATTACCGGTGTGCCCTCGAAGGTGCAGTTCGACCTCCACAACAATGCCTACCAAAGTGATCATGTCAACAGTGGTGAAGTACGACACCTGCCCGATGGGTTGAAATTTGCCCGGAATAAACCTGCCATAGGGATAGATGGAGCCCCGATTCTGGTATTCGAATTCTTTCCGGATGGCAGCTCGACTGGAGGTATATTGATTCTCGATAACGGCGGACAGCGCTTCGCCATTGCTGTGGACTGGCTGACAAGCCGGGTCCGGGTCTTGGATCCCGAAGAGCTTAAAGCGAATGCCCCATACCAAGTCTGA
- a CDS encoding prepilin-type N-terminal cleavage/methylation domain-containing protein, with amino-acid sequence MINPKRTVAAKRPRIVLTVVDGVVNVAGHRSGGFTLLEVMVAMLLLAVIMTTSVTMLFINLKGWESLTEHSDAVLEEHLIQKRITSMIQHLVPLVWRDQKQRVLALTGEARQLQFLSKAPQQHRAGGLFEYLLVQENAYEQGISLVLYYTPLDPNASQLTLPGNGSRRVLMTGLEEVEFSYFGSKQERETAGWFGNWEAGSTRYPELIRLSLRYPGDEDGTQEHYFRVHQNYPMIVQRP; translated from the coding sequence ATGATAAACCCTAAGCGAACTGTTGCTGCAAAACGGCCACGCATCGTTTTGACCGTTGTGGATGGGGTCGTGAATGTGGCAGGTCATCGCAGTGGAGGCTTCACGTTGCTGGAAGTTATGGTAGCGATGCTATTGTTGGCAGTCATCATGACAACCTCGGTGACAATGCTGTTTATCAATCTCAAAGGCTGGGAGAGTTTGACTGAGCATAGTGATGCTGTGCTTGAGGAGCACTTGATACAAAAGAGAATCACTTCCATGATTCAGCACCTTGTGCCACTGGTCTGGCGGGATCAGAAACAGCGTGTATTGGCCTTGACCGGGGAGGCGCGACAACTTCAATTCCTTTCAAAGGCCCCGCAACAGCACAGGGCCGGTGGATTGTTCGAATATCTTCTGGTGCAGGAAAACGCTTATGAGCAGGGAATCAGCCTGGTGCTCTATTATACTCCGCTCGATCCGAATGCCTCGCAACTGACGCTGCCTGGGAATGGATCACGTCGCGTTCTGATGACCGGGTTGGAAGAGGTTGAGTTTTCATACTTCGGCAGTAAACAGGAGCGGGAAACTGCTGGATGGTTTGGCAATTGGGAAGCCGGCTCGACACGCTATCCAGAATTGATCCGTTTGAGCCTGCGTTATCCAGGCGATGAGGATGGAACGCAGGAACACTATTTTAGAGTCCACCAAAATTATCCCATGATTGTACAGCGACCATGA
- a CDS encoding general secretion pathway protein GspK, with product MMMKGRRQYTGQSGFALVLVLWLVALLTIVAASFSTHSKVETRLTGNAIDALHSRLLAESGVNRAILELMVKDASQRWSSNGQIHQLESDLGKVNISIRNSSGLLDLNRASREHLVNLFALITEDIQDREMLADRLVDWRDGDDLRHLNGAEDADYRSAGHPYTTAGRDFVSIDELAYVLGFDADKVERLRPYITLYSNTQIVDLRYAPERLVSLLKGKEATGEVLAGVIDYIDSDLADLEMEEDDGQAVGSAYRIQVEASSSQGARTQLLVDIDLRSQDKTPYSIRSWHDSL from the coding sequence ATGATGATGAAGGGGAGGAGGCAATATACCGGTCAGAGTGGCTTTGCACTCGTGCTGGTGCTATGGCTGGTCGCCCTGTTGACCATCGTCGCCGCCAGTTTTTCCACCCATTCCAAGGTCGAGACCAGATTGACAGGCAATGCAATTGATGCGCTACATTCAAGGCTGTTGGCGGAGAGTGGCGTTAATCGGGCAATTCTTGAACTGATGGTCAAAGATGCGTCGCAACGATGGAGTAGCAATGGTCAAATCCACCAGCTTGAATCCGATCTGGGCAAAGTCAACATATCCATCCGCAACTCATCCGGTCTACTCGATCTGAACAGGGCGTCGAGAGAACATTTGGTCAATTTGTTTGCATTGATAACTGAAGACATTCAAGATCGTGAGATGCTTGCCGATCGCCTGGTTGACTGGCGTGACGGCGATGATTTACGTCATCTCAATGGCGCTGAGGATGCCGATTACCGGAGTGCCGGCCATCCGTATACCACAGCGGGTCGTGACTTTGTGAGTATCGATGAGCTCGCTTATGTATTGGGATTTGATGCAGACAAGGTAGAGCGCTTACGTCCCTATATCACCCTCTATTCCAATACACAAATTGTGGATTTACGATATGCACCTGAGAGGTTGGTATCCCTGCTGAAAGGTAAGGAGGCGACAGGTGAAGTACTGGCGGGTGTCATTGATTACATCGACAGTGACCTGGCTGATCTGGAGATGGAAGAAGATGATGGCCAAGCAGTTGGTTCTGCCTACCGTATACAGGTTGAAGCGTCTTCATCACAGGGTGCAAGAACTCAATTGTTGGTTGATATCGACCTGAGAAGTCAAGACAAGACACCTTATTCGATTCGTTCCTGGCACGATTCGTTATGA
- the gspM gene encoding type II secretion system protein GspM, translated as MFDNLTVRQSRILAVAILIVILVTVSVLALYPAWSMNTTYSARIEDTQFQIQRYQRIANQDERYQLEFNKLKRVQQSDSRYLQSKTDSLANAELQRRIKQVVAAGQGEIISTQTAPISQEEILNKIAIRVRMKSTLENLKQIMYQLESQKPYLFIENISLRSRHIPRRRLPKTKEIEKQLRMLDLEFLVVGYIKNGES; from the coding sequence ATGTTCGATAATCTGACTGTCAGACAATCGCGCATTTTGGCTGTAGCCATTCTGATCGTTATATTGGTGACTGTATCGGTTTTAGCGCTCTATCCTGCCTGGTCAATGAATACAACATATAGTGCGCGGATAGAAGATACGCAATTTCAAATACAACGCTATCAGCGAATTGCCAATCAGGATGAGCGATACCAGCTTGAATTTAATAAGCTCAAGCGGGTTCAGCAGTCTGATTCGCGCTATCTGCAAAGCAAAACAGACTCACTGGCAAATGCAGAGCTTCAGCGCAGGATCAAACAGGTGGTCGCGGCTGGGCAGGGAGAAATCATAAGCACACAGACTGCACCGATATCCCAGGAGGAGATACTCAACAAGATAGCTATCCGTGTCAGGATGAAGAGCACCCTGGAAAACCTCAAGCAGATAATGTATCAACTCGAGTCGCAAAAGCCTTACTTGTTTATCGAAAACATCAGTCTGCGCAGCAGGCATATTCCGCGAAGGAGACTGCCGAAAACAAAGGAGATCGAAAAACAGTTAAGAATGCTGGATTTGGAATTTCTTGTCGTTGGCTATATCAAGAACGGTGAGTCATGA
- the rne gene encoding ribonuclease E has protein sequence MKRMLINATQPEELRVAIVDGQKLFNLDIEVPGREQKKANIYKGRITRVEPSLEAAFVDYGSERHGFLPLKEIARTYFTEKARSTSGRVNIQEAIKEGQEVIIQVEKEERGNKGAALTTFISLAGRYLVLMPNNPRAGGVSRRIEGQDRTELREAMSELQIPDDMGLIVRTAGVGKNSEELQWDLDYLIQLWQAIEHSAEKPAPFLIYQESNVIIRSIRDYLRADIGEIVIDDKDVFSQADRFINQVMPQYSKKLRHYDDEVPLFSRYQIESQIESAFQREVSLPSGGAIVIDHTEALTSIDINSARATKGADIEETALNTNLEAADEIARQLRLRDLGGLFVIDFIDMTPSRNQREVENRLKEALKQDRARVQIGRISRFGLLEMSRQRLRPSLGEASEQVCPRCKGHGTIRGVESLSLSVLRIIEEEAMKENTGRIVAQLPVDIATFLLNEKRQAIHDIERRQSIDVVLVPNIHLDTPNYTIERVRMGDLPADDDTVSSYKMVTDESEQKVQDFGKTKQPQAEKPAVKSIAPASPAPQRSEAARAVAETGEGGFLKKIFSIFTSKSDEPAKEEPVKKSAKPRQSSDRGQSTTAGKGRKRQAANRGKGGAGENRRGERSERRTQEASTTGKRKPQKSSAKTAEKQTKEKKPQDKSNTQADKANDETPKPKASRRGRRGGRRRRTNAEKSNEQSIANGVSEDKDSTTKGAKVDEPKREAKEAPRKRETRQDAKSIPDANKPAAGKKQKPAARTKPGKDQATQSTATPTVSETARQENQAPEPGPKLVQIETKPQQGEKAPAKKKPEVSSDNPPAPVEKKPEPQITAEKKPRPQTTDEKKPEMPKLQQVETAKRIEKPAAKPIAKQPDTEIGKPVMTERAQQSSQTAVTGQTDKTATAPKPKSSEKSVDSSNGD, from the coding sequence ATGAAGCGTATGTTGATCAACGCAACTCAACCTGAAGAGTTGCGTGTTGCCATCGTTGATGGCCAGAAACTATTCAATCTGGATATAGAGGTCCCCGGTCGGGAGCAAAAAAAGGCCAATATCTACAAGGGACGCATTACCCGCGTCGAACCCAGTCTGGAAGCTGCATTTGTCGATTACGGCTCTGAACGCCACGGTTTCCTTCCCCTCAAAGAGATCGCCAGGACCTACTTCACCGAAAAAGCCAGAAGCACCTCAGGCAGAGTCAATATACAAGAGGCGATCAAAGAGGGCCAAGAGGTCATTATCCAGGTCGAGAAAGAGGAACGCGGTAACAAAGGGGCCGCCCTGACTACATTCATTTCTCTGGCCGGACGCTATCTCGTGCTGATGCCGAACAATCCCCGCGCCGGAGGTGTATCCCGCAGAATAGAGGGTCAGGATCGTACCGAACTGCGTGAAGCCATGAGCGAGTTGCAGATCCCTGATGACATGGGATTGATCGTACGCACTGCGGGTGTCGGCAAGAACAGCGAGGAACTGCAGTGGGACCTGGACTACCTGATCCAGCTTTGGCAGGCAATTGAACACTCTGCAGAGAAGCCGGCCCCTTTCCTGATCTACCAGGAGAGCAACGTCATCATTCGCTCCATCCGAGACTATTTGCGCGCCGACATCGGTGAGATCGTCATCGATGACAAGGATGTCTTCAGCCAGGCCGATCGCTTCATCAATCAGGTGATGCCGCAATACAGCAAGAAGCTGCGCCACTATGATGACGAGGTCCCGCTCTTCAGCCGCTACCAGATCGAGAGCCAGATCGAATCGGCATTCCAGCGGGAAGTCAGCCTGCCATCCGGCGGTGCTATTGTGATCGATCACACCGAGGCCTTGACCTCTATCGATATCAACTCCGCCCGAGCCACCAAGGGTGCTGATATCGAGGAGACCGCCCTGAACACTAACCTTGAAGCGGCTGACGAGATCGCCCGGCAGCTGCGTTTGCGGGATCTGGGCGGGCTTTTCGTTATCGACTTCATCGATATGACTCCATCGCGAAACCAACGCGAGGTGGAGAATCGACTCAAAGAGGCCCTGAAACAGGATCGGGCACGGGTGCAAATCGGCAGAATTTCCCGTTTCGGACTGCTGGAGATGTCGCGCCAGCGACTGCGCCCCTCTCTGGGTGAAGCCAGTGAGCAGGTCTGCCCCCGCTGCAAGGGACATGGCACGATCCGTGGCGTGGAATCACTCTCCCTCTCTGTATTGCGCATCATCGAAGAAGAGGCGATGAAGGAGAATACCGGTCGCATTGTTGCTCAGCTCCCTGTCGATATCGCCACTTTTCTGCTGAATGAGAAACGGCAGGCGATTCACGACATTGAAAGGCGTCAGTCCATCGATGTCGTGCTGGTGCCCAACATCCATCTTGATACCCCCAATTACACCATTGAGCGGGTGCGGATGGGTGACCTGCCTGCGGATGACGATACCGTATCGAGTTACAAGATGGTCACCGACGAAAGCGAACAGAAGGTACAGGATTTCGGCAAGACCAAACAACCGCAAGCGGAAAAACCCGCGGTAAAATCCATCGCGCCCGCGAGCCCTGCCCCACAAAGGAGTGAAGCAGCCCGGGCGGTGGCGGAAACGGGTGAAGGCGGTTTTTTGAAGAAGATTTTCAGTATCTTCACCTCAAAGTCGGATGAACCCGCCAAAGAGGAGCCGGTAAAAAAGAGCGCCAAACCGCGCCAGAGCAGTGACCGCGGCCAGTCAACAACGGCAGGGAAAGGACGTAAAAGACAGGCGGCCAATCGTGGCAAAGGCGGCGCCGGTGAGAATAGGCGCGGTGAACGATCCGAGCGGCGCACACAGGAAGCATCTACAACAGGTAAACGAAAACCGCAAAAGTCTTCGGCCAAGACAGCTGAAAAACAGACCAAGGAGAAAAAGCCCCAGGACAAGAGTAATACTCAGGCGGATAAGGCAAACGACGAGACTCCGAAGCCCAAGGCATCGCGTCGGGGGCGTCGAGGCGGTCGTAGACGCCGTACCAATGCTGAGAAAAGCAACGAGCAATCAATAGCCAACGGCGTATCTGAGGACAAGGACTCAACGACAAAAGGAGCAAAGGTCGATGAACCCAAGCGTGAGGCGAAGGAAGCGCCACGCAAACGTGAAACCAGGCAAGATGCCAAGAGCATTCCTGATGCAAACAAACCAGCTGCCGGCAAGAAACAGAAACCAGCGGCAAGAACCAAACCCGGGAAGGATCAGGCAACACAATCTACTGCCACACCGACCGTCTCGGAAACGGCCAGGCAGGAAAATCAAGCGCCCGAACCAGGTCCAAAACTGGTTCAGATCGAAACCAAACCGCAACAGGGTGAAAAAGCGCCTGCAAAAAAGAAACCGGAGGTTTCTTCCGACAATCCACCGGCGCCTGTTGAAAAAAAGCCGGAACCACAAATAACGGCCGAAAAGAAACCGAGACCACAGACAACGGACGAAAAGAAACCGGAAATGCCGAAATTACAGCAGGTGGAGACCGCGAAAAGGATTGAAAAACCGGCCGCAAAGCCGATAGCGAAACAACCTGATACTGAAATCGGCAAACCGGTTATGACTGAGCGGGCCCAACAGAGCAGTCAAACCGCCGTTACGGGGCAGACAGATAAGACAGCAACCGCACCAAAGCCAAAGTCGAGCGAGAAGAGCGTAGACAGCAGTAATGGAGACTGA
- a CDS encoding prepilin-type N-terminal cleavage/methylation domain-containing protein, with translation MPHTKSEGMSLIEVLVAFVILSMTMSVILRINATTLRNHQVATDYLKAVQIAESRLDQMAVDRSNSDLNEQGSEQGGFRWHYLRQPYSGWSVEKKLAVPLQPVEETFAIAWEAPGGERRLTFTRIGLVYDKP, from the coding sequence ATGCCCCATACCAAGTCTGAAGGCATGTCGTTGATCGAGGTGCTGGTGGCGTTTGTCATTCTAAGCATGACCATGAGTGTGATTCTCAGGATCAACGCCACAACCCTGCGCAACCACCAGGTTGCGACTGACTATCTCAAGGCTGTCCAGATAGCCGAATCAAGGTTGGATCAAATGGCTGTCGATCGAAGCAACAGCGACCTGAATGAACAGGGGAGCGAACAGGGTGGGTTCAGATGGCACTATCTGCGACAGCCCTATAGTGGCTGGTCAGTCGAGAAAAAATTGGCGGTGCCTCTGCAGCCCGTGGAAGAGACCTTCGCTATCGCATGGGAAGCCCCTGGTGGTGAAAGAAGGCTGACATTCACACGCATAGGTCTTGTATATGATAAACCCTAA
- a CDS encoding PilN domain-containing protein, with protein MATQSLKYQLSNFWFWWRGEISMLLPERVRTLLRGGKPAQLLFKDETLRIVNQGLSGEEVVENYLRIVDFNDTEHRRILNNASEIRLCLEPKKYLFKKVTLPIETEENLREVLAFEMDRQTPFSVEQVYYDYIINTRDKQNRTLDITLILAPIDKISLALKQLEENQVRINAISPCEEIEHNLNEVNLLPPEKREKPYKRYRLLNLTLFLILLLLFIGNLILPLWQKSTLLKQLESELEEYKSKATQVAALREQVTSARSENRFLEERKQATKSVLDIILELTLLLPDDTWVSNFEVRGNTIHLHGQSTASASLIPILETSKLFQDVTFRSPVTRSKKNNTERFHISAEIAADEEGKG; from the coding sequence ATGGCAACGCAATCCCTGAAATATCAACTCAGTAATTTCTGGTTCTGGTGGCGTGGTGAGATCAGTATGCTCCTGCCGGAGAGAGTTCGTACCCTTCTTCGGGGTGGAAAACCAGCTCAACTGCTCTTTAAGGATGAAACACTGCGCATCGTCAACCAGGGGTTGAGTGGCGAAGAGGTGGTCGAGAACTATCTCAGGATCGTTGACTTCAACGACACTGAACACAGAAGGATACTCAATAACGCCAGTGAAATTCGGCTCTGCCTGGAACCTAAAAAATATCTCTTCAAGAAAGTTACACTGCCCATTGAGACGGAAGAGAATCTGCGTGAGGTGCTTGCGTTCGAAATGGATCGGCAGACTCCATTCAGTGTTGAGCAGGTCTACTATGACTATATTATCAATACCCGTGACAAGCAGAATCGTACGCTCGACATCACCTTGATTCTTGCGCCGATCGATAAGATTTCGCTGGCGTTGAAGCAGTTGGAGGAGAATCAGGTACGAATCAATGCCATTTCCCCGTGTGAGGAGATAGAGCATAATTTAAATGAGGTCAATCTTCTGCCTCCCGAGAAACGGGAGAAACCATACAAACGCTATCGTCTGCTTAACCTGACCCTTTTCTTGATCCTGCTGCTGTTGTTTATCGGTAATCTGATACTCCCCCTATGGCAGAAATCCACATTACTGAAACAGCTCGAAAGTGAGCTGGAAGAGTATAAATCGAAAGCCACACAGGTTGCCGCGCTGCGGGAACAGGTGACGTCGGCGAGAAGTGAAAACCGCTTTTTAGAAGAGAGAAAACAGGCAACCAAGTCGGTTCTCGACATAATTCTGGAATTGACGCTGTTGCTTCCCGATGATACTTGGGTAAGTAATTTCGAAGTCAGGGGTAATACCATTCATCTACACGGCCAATCGACAGCATCAGCTTCACTGATTCCAATCCTCGAGACTTCAAAATTATTCCAGGACGTTACCTTTAGGTCACCGGTTACAAGAAGTAAAAAGAACAATACAGAACGATTTCATATCTCCGCGGAAATTGCTGCTGACGAGGAGGGAAAGGGTTAA
- a CDS encoding low molecular weight protein-tyrosine-phosphatase gives MNENIKINILFVCMGNICRSPTAQGVFRDIVEKQGLSDYIATDSAGTIDYHTGSKPDRRARETAIKRGLDLGDLRARIVTSEDFERFDYVIAMDRSNYADLEALCPPGREDRLHLFLDFAPHQPVREVPDPYYGGAAGFDRVFDLVEEASRGLLDKIMSHHFA, from the coding sequence ATGAATGAAAATATAAAGATTAACATTCTGTTTGTTTGCATGGGCAATATCTGTCGCTCACCCACAGCTCAGGGTGTGTTTCGTGACATCGTCGAGAAGCAGGGATTGAGTGACTATATCGCCACCGACTCTGCAGGCACCATCGATTACCATACAGGTTCCAAACCGGACCGCCGGGCACGTGAGACAGCAATCAAACGGGGGCTCGATCTAGGCGACTTACGTGCCAGGATTGTCACGTCAGAGGATTTCGAACGCTTTGACTATGTCATTGCAATGGACCGGTCCAACTATGCGGACCTGGAGGCGCTCTGTCCGCCGGGCAGGGAAGATCGGCTGCATCTGTTTCTGGATTTTGCGCCACATCAACCTGTACGTGAAGTACCCGATCCCTATTATGGTGGTGCTGCAGGTTTTGACCGGGTATTCGATCTGGTGGAAGAGGCCTCCCGAGGTCTGTTGGATAAGATCATGAGTCACCACTTCGCCTGA